A window of the Acidithiobacillus thiooxidans ATCC 19377 genome harbors these coding sequences:
- a CDS encoding integrase produces the protein MATIFQRGKFWRAQIRRSGYPALTATFDSKLAAQRWAVEKESEIQKNSPERLRQRIEMRQFTLNDALDRYEREVLPAKSANARKIEPTYCRNLRAVLGPFPLADLDGAHLSRTLRQWDQEKSWSPNTVRLHLALLSFLFGVARKEWGMPDLVNPVPLVRKPKLPRGRDRRLVGDEESRLLAACSLTNPELADIVIFAIETAMRQGEIMDLEWRHINWLDHIAYLPETKNGSARLVPLSERAEAVLQRQQARTKDQNDRVWKYTNNGMRAVYNRAVKRAGIEGLTFHDLRHEATSRLVEKGIPIMTAQAITGHKSTQMLKRYTHISAQSLVQAVRGQN, from the coding sequence ATGGCGACCATTTTCCAGCGGGGCAAATTTTGGCGCGCACAGATCCGCCGGAGCGGTTATCCTGCCTTGACAGCCACATTCGACAGCAAGCTGGCCGCTCAGCGCTGGGCTGTCGAAAAGGAATCAGAAATCCAGAAAAACTCCCCGGAGCGCCTGCGGCAGAGAATCGAAATGCGGCAGTTCACCCTGAACGACGCCCTGGACCGCTATGAGCGGGAAGTGCTGCCTGCCAAAAGCGCCAACGCCCGAAAAATCGAGCCCACCTATTGCCGCAACCTGCGGGCAGTCCTGGGGCCTTTCCCGCTGGCCGATCTGGACGGGGCTCACCTGTCTCGGACATTGCGGCAATGGGATCAGGAAAAGTCCTGGAGCCCCAATACCGTGCGTCTGCATCTCGCACTGTTGTCTTTCCTCTTCGGCGTGGCCCGCAAGGAATGGGGTATGCCCGATCTCGTGAACCCGGTTCCTCTGGTCCGCAAGCCGAAGCTGCCCAGAGGGCGGGATAGACGGCTGGTCGGTGATGAAGAATCTCGTTTATTGGCCGCTTGTTCCCTTACGAACCCGGAACTGGCAGACATTGTGATTTTCGCCATTGAAACCGCCATGCGCCAAGGGGAAATCATGGACTTGGAATGGCGACACATCAACTGGCTGGACCATATTGCTTATCTACCCGAAACCAAGAATGGGTCTGCAAGACTGGTGCCTTTGTCCGAACGGGCAGAAGCAGTCTTACAACGGCAACAGGCCAGGACGAAGGATCAGAATGACAGGGTTTGGAAATACACGAATAATGGTATGCGGGCTGTTTATAATCGGGCTGTAAAACGAGCGGGTATTGAAGGGCTGACTTTCCATGACTTACGCCATGAGGCTACCAGCCGCCTTGTGGAAAAAGGTATCCCTATCATGACGGCGCAGGCGATTACGGGGCATAAATCAACACAAATGCTGAAGCGCTACACCCATATCTCCGCGCAGTCACTGGTACAAGCAGTCCGGGGCCAGAACTAG
- a CDS encoding IS630 family transposase: MRVAPTVTLTSEERSELSRIVASRLSSVRLSLRARMILLAAEGLQNKEIAERLGVDRLQVARWRKRYLEHRLSGIERDLPRGAPPVKVDVARLVELTTQSKPEAMTHWSTRRMAAELGVSAASVSRHWRKHGLKPHLLRGFKVSRDPHFVEKLEDIVGLYMSPPEHALVLCADEKSQVQALDRTQPGLPLKKGRAETMTHDYKRNGTTTLFAALNVLDGQVIGQCQQRHTHVEWLKFLKKIDRQTPKDKALHLIADNYATHKHPVVQAWLDKHPRIHMHFTPTSASWLNMVERFFRDITTQRLRRGVFTSVPELIQAIEGYIDHHNTHPKPFIWTKTARDILQKVIRANSHLSSKQNATLH, from the coding sequence TTGCGAGTTGCGCCCACAGTCACTTTAACCAGCGAAGAGCGGTCCGAGTTGTCCCGTATAGTCGCCTCCCGATTAAGCAGTGTCCGCTTGTCATTACGGGCACGGATGATATTGCTGGCGGCAGAGGGCTTGCAGAACAAAGAAATTGCGGAGCGCCTGGGGGTGGATCGCCTGCAAGTCGCACGTTGGCGCAAGCGTTATCTGGAACACCGCTTGTCGGGCATTGAACGCGATTTACCGCGCGGCGCCCCTCCGGTGAAAGTGGATGTGGCCCGTCTGGTAGAATTGACCACGCAGAGTAAGCCGGAAGCGATGACGCATTGGAGTACGCGTAGGATGGCGGCAGAACTGGGTGTCAGTGCCGCCAGTGTGTCACGGCATTGGCGCAAGCATGGCCTCAAGCCTCATCTGCTGCGTGGTTTCAAGGTGTCACGTGACCCGCATTTTGTGGAAAAGCTGGAAGATATTGTGGGGTTGTATATGTCTCCCCCGGAGCATGCCTTGGTGCTCTGCGCGGATGAAAAAAGTCAGGTGCAGGCCCTGGACCGGACCCAACCGGGACTTCCCCTCAAAAAGGGCCGCGCAGAAACGATGACCCACGACTACAAACGTAATGGTACCACGACCTTGTTTGCCGCCCTCAACGTGCTGGATGGTCAGGTCATCGGACAGTGTCAACAGCGCCATACCCATGTGGAATGGCTGAAGTTCCTGAAGAAAATTGATCGGCAGACGCCCAAGGACAAGGCTCTGCATTTGATCGCCGACAACTATGCGACCCATAAACACCCGGTAGTACAGGCGTGGCTCGACAAGCACCCGCGTATTCACATGCACTTTACGCCCACTTCGGCATCCTGGCTCAACATGGTCGAGCGTTTCTTTCGGGATATCACGACCCAGCGGTTACGTCGTGGGGTGTTCACCAGTGTGCCTGAACTCATCCAGGCCATTGAGGGGTACATCGACCACCACAACACCCATCCCAAACCTTTCATCTGGACCAAAACCGCCCGCGACATCCTGCAAAAAGTCATTCGCGCCAACAGCCATTTAAGCAGCAAACAGAATGCAACACTACACTAG
- a CDS encoding helix-turn-helix transcriptional regulator translates to MDHRNHSGDLIDDDAAQSAQISEKKPAVNGAEIDKNGKKRQSLPQIPEILNLKQTAKMFGVSPSTIRRWTEPDGKYYWKEFPKPERFGVKLRKFNRRLLLNFLEKMYDDP, encoded by the coding sequence ATGGATCACCGCAATCATAGCGGCGATCTCATTGATGATGATGCAGCGCAATCAGCGCAAATTTCAGAGAAAAAACCAGCGGTTAATGGTGCTGAAATCGATAAAAATGGGAAGAAAAGGCAAAGCCTGCCTCAGATTCCCGAAATATTAAATCTTAAGCAGACGGCAAAGATGTTTGGGGTGTCACCCTCCACAATTCGGAGATGGACAGAACCAGACGGCAAATACTACTGGAAGGAGTTCCCGAAGCCCGAACGATTTGGCGTGAAACTTCGTAAATTTAATCGCAGATTACTCTTGAATTTTCTCGAAAAGATGTACGATGATCCGTAA
- a CDS encoding DUF3987 domain-containing protein, with protein MEDIIHNSMTNFGTGHIFDGIPDKSLPDKLIPLNLQKLIYAYQHKTASPTPTIFLALMTVLSAVYSSNIDVEGLSGRRIPLNFYGLIMSGTGDGKSSAVSAVLAPVLEFEKKINESYVRNMIDFKAEKIIFNKQQKVLEKRLEKAIENESKGRILLNEKIHEHLQECPKEPISPKILLTDASLRGLRDALVDSGGSNATLLVNPDAAGMINDMLLKYASNFCGAWSGDPINIVQAHVKIYAPHPRLSMLLMVQPELVEDILDNDHKFITSGLAARFFIYNPASLIGQKQKFYEPLNDEQVKTIEEWENYITHALEKNRFYHIAVGDTFQKDVIKLDNDCIKFLKDHNVRLDSYMASEHNEFDDIKWFAVRIVEHSCRIAAHFELFNNPDSRIISFRHLIMAFDLTLSYARSLSHISNPDRPKLSTIIKAQKILSFLLTKKKYYREVVAQNGVSYNVIRMDQFQRNSPVRKKSEYNEALRLLEQHKIISVEDANLPNGMRFVNTTVIYILQDSPYIYKNLEFNPSNF; from the coding sequence GTGGAAGATATTATTCATAACTCTATGACCAATTTTGGAACGGGACACATTTTTGATGGGATACCAGATAAATCTCTTCCAGACAAACTGATTCCGTTGAATTTACAAAAGCTCATATATGCCTATCAGCATAAAACAGCGTCACCAACACCAACGATTTTTTTAGCTCTAATGACAGTATTGTCGGCAGTTTATAGTTCGAATATTGATGTGGAAGGCCTGTCAGGAAGAAGAATTCCTTTAAATTTCTACGGGTTAATTATGAGCGGAACAGGCGACGGAAAGTCATCAGCAGTCTCTGCAGTTCTAGCTCCAGTTTTGGAATTTGAAAAAAAAATAAACGAATCATACGTTAGAAATATGATTGATTTCAAGGCAGAAAAAATTATTTTTAATAAACAACAAAAAGTGCTCGAGAAGCGCCTCGAAAAAGCAATTGAAAACGAGTCAAAAGGTCGAATACTATTGAATGAAAAAATTCATGAGCATCTTCAAGAATGTCCCAAAGAACCGATTTCACCTAAAATTTTGCTGACGGACGCATCACTGAGAGGTCTTCGAGATGCACTGGTCGATTCGGGGGGGTCAAATGCTACACTACTGGTAAACCCCGATGCAGCAGGGATGATCAATGATATGCTATTAAAATACGCATCAAATTTTTGCGGTGCATGGTCTGGAGACCCTATAAATATTGTACAAGCGCATGTAAAAATATATGCGCCGCATCCCAGGTTATCAATGCTGCTTATGGTTCAGCCAGAGCTCGTAGAAGATATATTAGATAACGATCATAAATTTATAACTTCAGGTTTGGCAGCTCGGTTTTTCATTTACAATCCAGCTTCACTGATAGGACAGAAACAAAAATTTTATGAACCACTCAACGATGAACAAGTTAAAACAATTGAAGAGTGGGAAAATTACATAACCCACGCTCTGGAAAAAAACAGATTTTACCATATTGCAGTTGGTGATACTTTTCAGAAAGATGTCATTAAATTAGATAATGATTGCATAAAGTTTCTTAAAGATCACAATGTGCGTTTAGACAGCTACATGGCTAGTGAACACAATGAATTTGATGATATAAAATGGTTTGCCGTAAGGATTGTTGAACATTCTTGCAGGATTGCTGCGCACTTTGAGCTTTTTAATAATCCTGATTCTCGAATTATTAGTTTTCGTCACCTGATAATGGCATTCGATTTAACACTATCTTATGCGCGCTCTTTGAGTCACATTTCAAATCCAGATAGGCCTAAATTATCAACCATTATAAAAGCACAGAAAATATTATCATTCTTGCTTACCAAAAAGAAATATTACAGAGAAGTGGTTGCTCAAAATGGTGTTTCGTATAATGTAATAAGAATGGACCAGTTCCAAAGAAATAGTCCGGTCAGAAAAAAATCAGAGTATAACGAAGCACTAAGATTGTTAGAGCAACATAAAATTATCAGTGTTGAAGACGCAAATCTTCCTAATGGAATGCGCTTTGTGAATACCACCGTGATATATATATTGCAGGATTCGCCTTATATATATAAAAATCTAGAATTTAACCCTTCGAATTTTTGA